In Pyxidicoccus trucidator, a genomic segment contains:
- a CDS encoding fibronectin type III domain-containing protein: MAAPAAPTNLVARATSSQGVELTWMPPSGSFTGFEVERSLASGGPFALIASPPASALGYGDTGLATGSTYFYRVRAVNGAAASAFTSVVGVSTAAAAPPNAPTGLTGVQEVVASAGVARLSWTDAATDETAYEVQHSSEFISWGSTVTLPAGSTGWVHESPVFGSNNYRVRAVSAAGASAWVQVAVYNGPIVIATLCPATEGTSASALSQTSLRLGWTWNICGGVAIERAPSATGPWAEVARFGNFVFGGPPNGTWDDTGLAPGTPYHYRFRTLPLFAPSPSGGPPWSPSGYTAPVSATTESPVIIVATPTGLTATVTSATSVSLAWTDVAQDETAYSVEYATAAAGPFTEAFRLGANMSVTSVSGLTPATAYWMRVRAVKGTTSSAPSNVVSFTSATRAVLRTTGDATVMESTALLANQNVTLPSGPNEVGCFFTWTIGPGGQALFHNCGGSALRFDTAALSGRNVLVAALVMYPCALAPHPVSDARYLVRALAGPWSPSTVTFNTLPQVYPAGSWWLPAPTAGGAQAWDVTTLVKNWASGTWASNGLYVGQSPITDRVPSWGGQTWDNQNQVTSYCSLEQTGGSIDFVPALHVDYR, translated from the coding sequence GTGGCAGCGCCAGCCGCGCCCACGAACCTCGTCGCGCGGGCCACGAGCTCCCAGGGCGTGGAGCTCACCTGGATGCCGCCGTCCGGAAGCTTCACCGGCTTCGAGGTCGAGCGTTCCCTTGCGAGCGGCGGGCCCTTCGCGCTCATCGCGAGCCCACCTGCCTCGGCCCTGGGCTACGGCGATACGGGCCTCGCCACCGGGAGCACCTACTTCTACCGGGTGCGCGCGGTGAATGGCGCCGCCGCGTCGGCGTTCACCTCCGTCGTGGGTGTGAGCACGGCCGCGGCGGCGCCGCCCAACGCGCCGACCGGCCTCACCGGCGTGCAGGAGGTGGTTGCCTCCGCCGGCGTGGCGCGGCTCTCCTGGACCGACGCCGCGACCGACGAGACTGCCTACGAGGTGCAGCACTCCAGCGAGTTCATCTCCTGGGGCTCGACAGTCACGCTCCCCGCGGGCTCGACCGGCTGGGTGCACGAGAGCCCGGTCTTCGGCAGCAACAACTACCGCGTGCGGGCCGTGAGTGCCGCGGGCGCCTCCGCCTGGGTGCAGGTCGCCGTCTACAACGGCCCCATCGTCATCGCCACGTTGTGCCCGGCCACGGAGGGCACGTCGGCTTCCGCGCTGTCGCAGACCTCGCTCCGGCTCGGCTGGACCTGGAACATCTGCGGCGGCGTCGCAATCGAGCGCGCGCCGTCCGCCACCGGCCCCTGGGCCGAGGTGGCCCGCTTCGGCAACTTCGTCTTCGGCGGGCCGCCCAACGGCACGTGGGATGACACGGGCCTCGCGCCGGGCACCCCCTACCACTACCGGTTCCGCACGCTCCCCCTCTTCGCCCCCTCGCCCTCCGGCGGGCCGCCGTGGTCACCCTCGGGCTACACGGCGCCCGTCTCGGCGACGACGGAGTCGCCTGTCATCATCGTCGCCACGCCCACCGGGCTCACCGCGACAGTCACCTCCGCGACGAGCGTGAGCCTCGCCTGGACCGACGTGGCCCAGGACGAGACGGCGTACTCCGTGGAGTACGCCACCGCGGCGGCGGGGCCCTTCACCGAGGCCTTCCGCCTCGGCGCCAATATGAGCGTGACGAGCGTGAGCGGTCTCACGCCCGCGACGGCCTATTGGATGCGCGTGCGCGCGGTGAAGGGGACGACGAGCTCCGCGCCCTCCAACGTGGTTTCGTTCACCTCCGCGACCCGCGCCGTGCTGCGCACCACCGGTGACGCCACCGTGATGGAGAGCACCGCGCTGCTCGCCAACCAGAATGTGACGCTCCCCTCCGGACCGAATGAGGTGGGCTGCTTCTTCACCTGGACCATCGGCCCGGGCGGGCAGGCCCTCTTCCACAACTGTGGTGGTTCGGCGCTCCGGTTCGACACGGCGGCGCTCTCGGGGAGGAACGTGCTCGTGGCGGCGCTCGTGATGTACCCCTGCGCCCTCGCCCCCCACCCTGTGTCCGACGCGCGCTACCTGGTCCGGGCGCTCGCCGGGCCCTGGAGCCCGTCCACGGTGACCTTCAACACGCTGCCGCAGGTCTACCCGGCAGGCTCGTGGTGGCTGCCGGCGCCGACGGCCGGCGGCGCGCAGGCCTGGGACGTGACGACCCTCGTGAAGAACTGGGCGAGCGGGACCTGGGCCTCGAACGGCCTCTACGTGGGGCAGTCCCCCATCACGGATCGCGTGCCGAGCTGGGGCGGGCAGACCTGGGACAACCAGAACCAGGTCACGAGCTACTGCAGCCTCGAGCAGACGGGCGGCTCCATCGACTTCGTCCCGGCCCTGCACGTGGACTACCGGTAA